In Halopseudomonas xinjiangensis, a single genomic region encodes these proteins:
- the pheS gene encoding phenylalanine--tRNA ligase subunit alpha yields the protein MENLDALVSQALDAIKQAADINALEQLRVQYLGKKGELTQVMKTLSNIPAEERPKVGAMVNEAKEQVQSVLNARKTEMEAAALNAQLAAERVDVTLPGRGQVSGGLHPVTRTLERIEEFFTRVGYAVAEGPEVEDDYHNFEALNIPGHHPARAMHDTFYFNANTLLRTHTSPVQVRTMETQEPPIRIVCPGRVYRCDSDITHSPMFHQVEGLLVDRKVSFADLKGTIEEFLRVFFEKDLGVRFRPSFFPFTEPSAEVDMQCVMCNGNGCRVCKQTGWLEVMGCGMVHPNVFRSAGIDPEQYQGFAFGMGVERLAMLRYGVNDLRLFFDNDLRFLAQFR from the coding sequence ATGGAAAACCTCGACGCCCTGGTCTCCCAAGCCCTGGACGCAATCAAGCAGGCCGCTGACATCAATGCACTTGAGCAGCTGCGTGTGCAGTACCTCGGCAAGAAGGGCGAGCTGACCCAGGTGATGAAGACCCTAAGCAACATTCCTGCCGAAGAACGCCCCAAGGTCGGGGCGATGGTGAACGAAGCCAAGGAACAGGTTCAGAGCGTGCTCAACGCACGCAAGACCGAGATGGAAGCCGCCGCGCTGAATGCGCAGCTGGCCGCCGAGCGGGTTGACGTGACATTGCCGGGCCGCGGCCAGGTATCCGGTGGACTGCATCCAGTCACCCGCACCCTGGAACGGATCGAAGAATTCTTCACCCGCGTTGGTTATGCCGTCGCGGAAGGCCCCGAAGTCGAGGATGACTACCACAACTTCGAGGCGCTCAACATTCCCGGCCACCACCCGGCCCGGGCAATGCATGACACCTTCTACTTCAACGCGAACACGTTGCTGCGCACCCATACCTCACCGGTCCAGGTACGCACCATGGAAACCCAGGAGCCGCCGATCCGCATCGTTTGCCCGGGCCGTGTATACCGCTGCGATTCGGATATTACCCACTCGCCGATGTTCCACCAGGTCGAAGGCCTGCTGGTCGATCGTAAAGTGAGCTTCGCCGACCTCAAAGGCACCATCGAGGAGTTCCTGCGGGTGTTCTTCGAGAAGGACCTGGGGGTGCGTTTCCGTCCGTCCTTCTTCCCGTTCACCGAGCCGTCCGCCGAAGTCGACATGCAGTGCGTGATGTGCAACGGCAACGGCTGCCGCGTGTGCAAGCAGACCGGCTGGCTGGAAGTGATGGGCTGCGGCATGGTGCACCCCAACGTGTTCCGCTCCGCGGGAATCGATCCCGAGCAGTATCAGGGTTTTGCCTTCGGCATGGGCGTTGAGCGCCTGGCCATGTTGCGCTATGGCGTGAACGACCTGCGCCTGTTCTTCGATAACGACTTGCGCTTCCTTGCGCAGTTTCGCTGA
- the rplT gene encoding 50S ribosomal protein L20, translating into MARVKRGVMARKRHKKILKLAKGYYGARSRVFRVAKQAVIKAGQYAYRDRKQRKRQFRALWIARINAGARQNGMSYSRLIAGLKKASIEIDRKVLADLAVNEKAAFTAIVEKAKASLA; encoded by the coding sequence ATGGCTCGTGTTAAGCGTGGTGTAATGGCGCGCAAGCGTCACAAGAAAATCCTGAAACTCGCCAAAGGCTACTACGGTGCGCGCTCGCGCGTGTTCCGCGTTGCCAAGCAGGCGGTCATCAAGGCAGGTCAGTATGCCTATCGTGACCGCAAGCAGCGCAAGCGTCAGTTCCGTGCTCTGTGGATCGCCCGTATCAACGCCGGTGCTCGTCAGAATGGCATGTCCTATAGCCGTCTGATCGCTGGCCTGAAAAAGGCTTCCATCGAAATCGATCGCAAGGTTCTGGCCGATCTGGCCGTGAACGAAAAAGCGGCGTTTACCGCGATTGTCGAGAAAGCAAAGGCTAGCCTGGCTTAA
- a CDS encoding cation:proton antiporter domain-containing protein: protein MYELNMSLAIFGFAAILIALLSGLIKRSVVSEPILAMTIGIFAGPYGAGLLDIAKWGDPMVILEQAARLTLAIGLMGIALRLDRDSVRLLLRPVSLLLILGMLGMWLLSSGIALVFGLPLLSALLLGAIVTPTDPVVASSVVTGKFAQKYLPLRVRDGLSYESGANDGLAYLFVMLPILAMSHPPAETTQKWLLDVLVVGVLLATAIGVLVGFAAAKLLSAADRRGLVANQSMLGYTVAFSLFTLGAAKLVHSDALIAVFAAGLTFNLCSDRSEEHEEENIQEAVSKLFTLPMFVLFGLSLPFSEWSGIGWPLVILVVALLLFRRLPVLAALMPLIGRSFNRADIAFLGWFGPIGIAAIYYATLAHKHTHDPMFWHITSAVVFASILVHGVSAASFTRLHRKHAGAAPDRTKPLDSDA, encoded by the coding sequence ATGTACGAACTGAACATGAGTCTCGCCATTTTCGGGTTCGCCGCGATCCTGATCGCGCTGCTGTCGGGCCTCATCAAGCGCAGCGTCGTGTCCGAACCGATTTTGGCCATGACCATCGGCATCTTTGCGGGGCCCTATGGAGCAGGGTTGCTGGATATCGCCAAGTGGGGCGACCCCATGGTGATCCTCGAGCAGGCCGCGCGGCTTACGCTTGCCATCGGCTTGATGGGGATCGCGCTGCGACTCGATCGGGACAGCGTCAGACTGCTCCTGCGGCCTGTTTCGCTGCTACTGATCCTCGGCATGCTGGGGATGTGGTTGCTGTCGTCCGGCATTGCGCTGGTGTTCGGGTTGCCATTGCTTTCAGCGCTGCTGCTGGGTGCGATTGTGACGCCGACTGACCCGGTCGTCGCCAGCTCCGTGGTGACCGGCAAGTTTGCCCAAAAGTACCTTCCGCTTCGGGTTCGAGACGGGTTGTCCTATGAGTCGGGCGCTAACGACGGTCTCGCTTATCTCTTCGTCATGCTGCCCATCCTGGCCATGAGTCACCCACCTGCGGAGACGACACAGAAATGGCTGTTGGATGTCCTGGTGGTCGGCGTACTGCTCGCCACGGCCATAGGCGTGCTGGTCGGCTTTGCTGCAGCCAAGCTGCTGTCCGCAGCAGACCGCCGCGGGTTGGTAGCGAATCAGTCGATGCTGGGGTACACCGTTGCGTTTTCGCTGTTCACGCTCGGCGCGGCAAAGCTGGTTCACTCCGATGCGTTGATCGCCGTCTTCGCCGCAGGCCTCACCTTCAACCTCTGCAGCGATCGCAGCGAGGAACATGAGGAAGAAAACATTCAGGAAGCGGTTTCCAAGCTGTTTACGCTACCCATGTTTGTCCTGTTCGGGTTGAGTCTGCCTTTCAGCGAATGGTCCGGCATCGGCTGGCCATTGGTCATTCTGGTTGTGGCTCTTTTGCTATTTCGCCGGCTCCCGGTGCTCGCTGCGTTGATGCCACTGATCGGCCGGTCCTTCAATCGGGCGGATATTGCCTTTCTCGGCTGGTTCGGTCCGATCGGTATCGCAGCCATCTACTACGCGACGCTCGCCCACAAGCACACCCACGACCCCATGTTCTGGCACATAACGAGCGCGGTGGTTTTCGCTTCCATCCTGGTCCACGGCGTATCCGCGGCTTCGTTTACGCGGCTCCATCGCAAGCACGCAGGCGCCGCTCCCGATCGCACCAAACCACTCGATAGCGACGCATGA
- the rpmI gene encoding 50S ribosomal protein L35: MAKVKMKTKSGAAKRFKVTGKGIKHKHAFKSHILTKMSTKRKRQLRGTSELNPADVQKVERMLRLR; the protein is encoded by the coding sequence ATGGCAAAAGTAAAAATGAAGACCAAGAGTGGTGCCGCCAAGCGCTTCAAGGTGACTGGCAAGGGCATCAAGCACAAGCATGCTTTCAAGAGCCACATCCTGACCAAGATGAGCACTAAGCGTAAGCGTCAACTCCGGGGTACCTCCGAGTTGAACCCTGCTGATGTGCAAAAAGTTGAGCGCATGTTGCGTCTCCGTTAA
- a CDS encoding FMN-dependent NADH-azoreductase yields the protein MTQILVLQTSARREGSASRQHTDQLVQALSGQHADARIVTRELGIEPLPHLDEILLGGWTKPAEAQTEAERQAAARSAELIEELLASDIVVIGSAMYNFGITSTLKAWLDHVLAAGKTFRYTENGPIGLAGDRKVYVVAARGGRYQGSPLDHQEPYLRTALGFIGISDVVFVYVEGQAMGEAEAAKGRAEAEEAIKRVAA from the coding sequence ATGACACAGATACTTGTATTGCAGACAAGCGCTCGCCGCGAAGGCTCTGCCTCACGCCAGCACACCGATCAACTGGTGCAGGCGCTTAGCGGTCAACACGCCGACGCCCGCATCGTGACCCGCGAATTGGGCATCGAGCCACTGCCGCATCTGGACGAAATCCTGCTGGGCGGCTGGACCAAACCGGCTGAGGCGCAAACCGAGGCCGAGCGCCAGGCTGCGGCACGGTCCGCTGAACTGATCGAGGAGCTCCTCGCCAGCGATATCGTTGTGATCGGCTCGGCCATGTACAACTTCGGCATCACCTCGACCTTGAAGGCCTGGTTGGACCATGTGCTGGCGGCTGGCAAGACGTTCCGCTACACCGAAAACGGCCCGATCGGTCTCGCCGGCGACCGCAAGGTTTATGTCGTTGCGGCGCGAGGCGGCCGCTATCAGGGCAGCCCGCTGGATCATCAGGAACCCTACCTGAGAACGGCGCTGGGCTTTATCGGGATCAGCGACGTGGTGTTCGTCTACGTGGAAGGGCAGGCCATGGGCGAAGCGGAGGCGGCGAAGGGCCGCGCCGAGGCGGAAGAAGCGATCAAGCGCGTCGCAGCCTGA
- a CDS encoding LysR family transcriptional regulator — MKAPRVTLEQWRTLQAVVDNGGFAQAAEALHRSQSSISYTVARMQEQLGVPLLEIEGRKAVLTEAGAVLLRRSRQLVKQASQLEQLAWNMDQGWEAEVQLVVDAAYPTGRLARALQAFMPLSQGCRVQLREEVLSGVEECLLAGTADLAISGISIAGYLPQQLNAVEFVAVANPNHPLHQLQRQLTHADLETHLQVVIRDSGRRQPRDTGWLGAEQRWTVASLSTAAELVASGLGFAWLPGHEIARQLSDGQLKPLPLQQGASRSHFLYLYANKDRPLGPATRILADLLIEHSMTDEG, encoded by the coding sequence ATGAAAGCACCACGGGTCACGCTGGAGCAGTGGCGCACACTTCAAGCCGTGGTGGACAACGGCGGCTTTGCCCAGGCCGCCGAAGCGCTACATCGTTCGCAATCGTCGATCAGCTATACCGTCGCGCGCATGCAGGAACAACTGGGCGTGCCGCTGCTGGAGATCGAAGGTCGCAAGGCAGTGCTGACCGAAGCCGGGGCGGTATTGCTGCGTCGCTCGCGTCAACTGGTCAAACAGGCAAGCCAATTGGAACAGCTCGCTTGGAATATGGACCAAGGCTGGGAAGCGGAGGTTCAGTTGGTGGTCGACGCCGCCTACCCGACCGGCCGCCTGGCGAGGGCGCTGCAGGCGTTCATGCCGCTGAGCCAGGGCTGCCGGGTTCAGTTGCGCGAAGAAGTCCTGTCTGGCGTGGAGGAGTGTCTGCTGGCCGGGACGGCTGACCTGGCAATCTCGGGAATCAGCATCGCTGGCTACCTGCCGCAGCAGCTGAACGCCGTGGAGTTTGTCGCTGTGGCGAATCCCAACCATCCTCTGCACCAACTTCAGCGGCAGCTGACTCACGCCGACCTGGAAACCCATCTGCAGGTGGTCATCCGCGACTCGGGACGGCGCCAGCCGCGTGATACCGGCTGGCTCGGCGCCGAGCAGCGCTGGACCGTCGCGAGCCTCAGCACCGCGGCCGAACTCGTAGCCAGCGGACTGGGCTTCGCCTGGCTCCCCGGCCACGAGATCGCTCGACAGCTGTCGGACGGTCAGCTCAAGCCGCTGCCATTGCAGCAAGGCGCGAGTCGCTCCCACTTCTTGTATCTCTATGCGAACAAGGATCGGCCTCTGGGCCCGGCCACGCGGATCCTGGCTGACCTTTTGATTGAACATTCGATGACCGACGAGGGTTGA
- the uvrB gene encoding excinuclease ABC subunit UvrB, with protein MSQFKLQTRFKPAGDQPVAIHQLVEGLEAGLSHQTLLGVTGSGKTFTIANVISQVQRPAIIMAPNKTLAAQLYGEFREFFPNNAVEYFVSYYDYYQPEAYVPSSDTFIEKDASINDHIEQMRLSATKALLERPDAIIVATVSAIYGLGDPSSYLRMVLHISRGDQLDQRTMLRRLAELQYTRNDMELARATYRVRGDVIDVFPAESDLEAIRIELFDDVVENISFFDPLTGEVLRKVPRTTIYPKSHYVTPRENLLDAVEQIKVELKERLEYLHANNKLVEAQRLEQRTRFDIEMIMELGYCNGIENYSRYLSGRPSGLPPPTLYDYLPANALLIIDESHVSVPQVGAMYKGDRSRKETLVEYGFRLPSALDNRPMRFDEWEAISPQTIFVSATPGPYEAEHAGRVVEQVVRPTGLVDPLIEVRPARTQVDDLLSEISLRVAENQRVLVTTLTKRMAEDLTDYLADHGAKVRYLHSDIDTVERVEIIRDLRIGKFDVLVGINLLREGLDMPEVSLVAILDADKEGFLRSERSLIQTIGRAARNLHGKAILYADQMTGSMERAINETERRREKQIAFNLEHGITPKGVTKSVADIMEGAVVPGSRSNKRKKAQAAEEGGEYAVTLRSPSEITKRIRQLEEKMFQAARDLEFEAAAGIRDEITKLRDQLKKV; from the coding sequence ATGAGCCAGTTCAAGTTGCAAACCCGGTTCAAGCCGGCAGGTGATCAGCCCGTAGCCATCCATCAACTGGTGGAAGGGCTGGAAGCGGGGCTGTCGCACCAGACGCTGCTGGGTGTGACCGGCTCCGGCAAGACCTTCACCATCGCCAATGTCATCAGCCAGGTACAGCGCCCGGCGATCATCATGGCGCCTAACAAAACGCTGGCCGCTCAGTTATACGGCGAGTTTCGCGAGTTCTTTCCGAACAACGCGGTCGAGTATTTCGTTTCCTATTACGACTATTACCAGCCGGAAGCCTATGTGCCGTCCTCCGATACCTTCATCGAGAAGGACGCCTCGATCAACGATCACATCGAGCAGATGCGCCTCTCGGCGACCAAGGCATTGCTGGAGCGGCCGGATGCGATCATCGTCGCGACCGTTTCAGCTATCTATGGTCTGGGTGACCCGTCGTCCTACCTGCGCATGGTGCTGCACATCAGCCGCGGCGATCAGCTAGACCAGCGCACCATGTTGCGGCGTCTCGCCGAGCTGCAGTACACGCGCAACGACATGGAGCTGGCGCGGGCCACGTATCGCGTGCGAGGCGACGTAATCGACGTGTTTCCGGCTGAATCGGATCTCGAGGCGATTCGTATCGAGCTGTTCGATGATGTGGTCGAGAACATCAGCTTTTTCGATCCGCTGACCGGTGAGGTTTTACGTAAGGTTCCGCGCACAACTATCTACCCCAAATCACATTATGTGACGCCACGTGAGAATCTTCTGGATGCCGTCGAGCAGATCAAGGTCGAGCTCAAGGAGCGTCTGGAGTATCTGCACGCGAACAACAAGCTGGTCGAGGCGCAGCGCCTGGAGCAGCGTACCCGGTTCGATATCGAGATGATCATGGAGCTCGGTTATTGCAACGGCATCGAGAACTACTCGCGCTATCTGTCCGGGCGCCCATCGGGTCTGCCGCCGCCGACGCTGTACGACTATCTGCCGGCCAACGCGCTATTGATCATCGACGAGTCTCACGTATCCGTGCCGCAGGTCGGCGCCATGTACAAGGGCGACCGTTCACGCAAGGAAACTCTGGTCGAGTACGGCTTCCGCCTGCCTTCGGCATTGGATAACCGCCCGATGCGCTTCGACGAGTGGGAGGCGATCTCGCCGCAGACCATCTTCGTTTCGGCGACGCCTGGCCCGTACGAGGCAGAACATGCCGGACGGGTGGTAGAGCAGGTGGTCCGCCCGACCGGTCTGGTCGACCCGCTCATCGAAGTACGGCCAGCGCGTACTCAGGTCGACGACCTGCTGTCCGAGATCAGCCTGCGCGTCGCGGAGAACCAGCGGGTGCTGGTCACCACGCTGACCAAACGCATGGCCGAAGACCTGACCGATTACCTGGCCGATCATGGTGCGAAGGTGCGCTACCTGCACTCGGACATCGATACCGTCGAGCGGGTAGAAATCATCCGCGACCTGCGCATCGGTAAGTTCGACGTGCTAGTCGGCATTAACTTGCTACGCGAAGGCCTTGATATGCCAGAGGTTTCTCTCGTTGCGATTCTTGATGCCGACAAGGAAGGCTTCCTGCGTTCAGAACGCTCGCTGATCCAGACCATCGGCCGAGCGGCGCGTAACCTTCACGGCAAGGCGATCCTGTATGCGGATCAGATGACCGGCTCCATGGAGCGGGCCATCAACGAGACCGAGCGTCGTCGTGAAAAGCAGATCGCGTTCAACCTTGAGCACGGCATCACGCCAAAGGGTGTCACCAAAAGCGTCGCAGACATCATGGAAGGCGCGGTGGTGCCGGGTAGCCGCTCGAACAAACGCAAGAAAGCCCAGGCGGCAGAAGAGGGCGGCGAGTACGCTGTCACGCTGCGCTCACCCTCCGAGATCACCAAACGGATTCGCCAGCTCGAGGAAAAGATGTTCCAGGCGGCAAGGGATCTGGAATTCGAGGCGGCGGCAGGGATTCGGGACGAAATCACCAAATTGCGCGATCAATTGAAAAAGGTCTGA
- a CDS encoding amino acid aminotransferase, whose protein sequence is MSLFFPVEMAPHDPILGLNETYNADLRAEKVNLGVGVYYDEAGKVPLLRAVQAAEEARVAEHAPRSYLPIEGLAPYDLAVQKLLFGTESSIVESGRLITAQSLGGTGALKLGADFLFRLTGKKLVAISDPSWENHRALFEAAGYEVVTYPYYDAATNGLNLNGMLEGIEALPEGSVVLLHACCHNPTGVDLGLADWARVIDVIQRKNHVPFLDIAYQGFGENLQDDALAVRLFAETGMPFLVASSFSKSFSLYGERVGALTLVTSTPDERDRVLSQLKRVIRTNYSNPPTHGAKVVAAVLNNPELYAMWEDELAEMRERIRGMRQALAEKLKEAGVTQDVDYIQRQRGMFSYSGLNKDQVKRLADEFAIYAVSSGRICVAALNSANIDHVAKAIAAVMKDA, encoded by the coding sequence ATGAGTCTGTTCTTCCCTGTCGAAATGGCCCCACATGATCCGATCCTGGGCCTGAACGAAACCTATAACGCCGATCTGCGCGCGGAAAAGGTCAACCTGGGCGTGGGGGTGTATTACGACGAAGCAGGCAAGGTGCCTTTGCTGCGCGCCGTACAGGCCGCCGAAGAAGCACGCGTCGCCGAGCATGCGCCGCGCTCCTATCTGCCGATCGAAGGTCTGGCGCCGTACGACCTGGCCGTGCAGAAGCTGCTGTTCGGCACCGAGTCGTCGATCGTCGAATCAGGCCGTTTGATCACTGCGCAATCGCTCGGCGGTACTGGTGCGTTGAAGCTGGGCGCGGACTTCCTGTTTCGCCTGACCGGCAAGAAGCTGGTGGCGATCAGCGACCCAAGCTGGGAAAACCACCGCGCATTGTTCGAAGCGGCCGGCTACGAAGTCGTGACCTACCCTTACTACGACGCCGCGACCAACGGCCTGAACCTGAATGGCATGCTCGAAGGCATCGAAGCCCTGCCGGAAGGCAGTGTCGTGCTGTTGCACGCGTGCTGCCACAACCCCACCGGGGTTGATCTGGGTCTGGCTGACTGGGCGCGGGTGATAGATGTGATCCAGCGCAAGAACCATGTCCCGTTCCTCGACATTGCCTATCAGGGCTTTGGCGAAAATCTGCAGGATGACGCCCTGGCCGTTCGGCTGTTCGCCGAAACCGGCATGCCGTTCCTTGTGGCAAGCTCGTTCTCCAAGTCTTTCTCGCTGTACGGCGAGCGCGTTGGCGCGCTGACCCTGGTCACGTCCACTCCGGACGAGCGCGATCGCGTTCTGTCGCAGCTCAAGCGTGTGATCCGCACCAACTACTCCAACCCGCCGACCCATGGAGCCAAGGTGGTTGCAGCGGTGTTGAACAACCCCGAACTGTACGCCATGTGGGAAGACGAGCTGGCGGAGATGCGCGAGCGTATTCGCGGTATGCGTCAAGCTCTGGCCGAGAAGCTCAAGGAAGCCGGCGTCACGCAGGACGTCGATTACATCCAGCGGCAGCGTGGCATGTTCTCGTACTCTGGCCTGAACAAGGACCAGGTCAAACGTCTGGCAGACGAATTCGCAATCTACGCCGTGTCCAGCGGACGGATCTGCGTGGCTGCACTGAACTCGGCAAATATCGATCACGTGGCCAAAGCCATCGCGGCCGTAATGAAGGACGCCTGA
- the thrS gene encoding threonine--tRNA ligase — protein MPVITLPDGSQRTFEQPVSVADVAASIGAGLAKATVAGKVDGRLVDACDVIEHDATLQIITPKDEEGLEIIRHSCAHLVGHAVKQLYPTAKMVIGPVIEEGFYYDIAFERPFTPEDLAAIESRMRELIDTEYNVIKKVTPREQVIEVFNGRGEEYKLRLVEDMPDEKAMGLYYHEEYVDMCRGPHVPNTRFLKAFKLTRISGAYWRGDAKNEQLQRVYGTAWADKKQLAAYIQRLEEAEKRDHRKIGKRLGLFHTQEEAPGMVFWHPNGWTVYQVLEQYMRQVQRAASYKEIKTPQVVDRVLWERSGHWEHYSHAMFTTESESRDYAIKPMNCPGHIQVFNQGLKSYRELPLRLAEFGSCHRNEPSGSLHGLMRVRAFTQDDAHIFCTDEQVKSEAANFIDLTLQVYKDFGFDDVELKLSTRPESRVGDDALWDQAEKGLEDALNEAGLRWDLQPGEGAFYGPKIEFSLRDCIGRVWQCGTLQLDFMLPGRLGAQYVAEDGSRKTPVMLHRAILGSFERFIGILIEHYAGDFPAWLAPTQAAVLNITDNQAEFCKEVEKTLNEKGYRAVADLRNEKIGFKIREHTLHKTPYLLVVGDREVESHTVAVRTREGKDLGSMTVAEFSEFLSRAVAQRGRPNSEL, from the coding sequence ATGCCCGTTATTACCCTTCCTGACGGCAGTCAGCGTACGTTCGAACAACCCGTATCCGTAGCCGACGTGGCTGCATCCATCGGCGCTGGACTGGCGAAAGCCACCGTAGCCGGCAAGGTCGACGGCCGCCTGGTCGACGCCTGCGATGTCATCGAACACGACGCCACGCTGCAGATCATCACGCCCAAGGACGAGGAAGGGCTGGAGATCATTCGCCACTCCTGCGCTCACCTGGTGGGCCATGCGGTCAAGCAGCTGTACCCGACTGCCAAGATGGTCATCGGCCCGGTGATCGAAGAAGGCTTCTATTACGACATCGCCTTCGAGCGCCCCTTCACACCCGAAGACCTGGCGGCGATCGAATCGCGCATGCGCGAGCTGATCGACACCGAGTACAACGTGATCAAAAAGGTGACGCCGCGCGAACAGGTGATCGAGGTGTTCAACGGCCGTGGCGAGGAATACAAGCTGCGCCTGGTCGAGGACATGCCCGACGAAAAGGCGATGGGCCTGTACTACCACGAAGAATACGTCGACATGTGCCGCGGTCCGCACGTGCCGAACACGCGCTTCCTGAAAGCCTTCAAGCTGACCCGCATTTCCGGTGCCTACTGGCGTGGCGATGCCAAGAACGAGCAGTTGCAGCGCGTTTACGGCACCGCCTGGGCCGACAAGAAGCAGCTGGCTGCGTACATCCAGCGCTTGGAAGAAGCCGAGAAGCGTGACCACCGCAAGATCGGCAAGCGCCTGGGCCTGTTCCACACCCAGGAAGAAGCGCCCGGCATGGTGTTCTGGCACCCGAACGGCTGGACCGTCTACCAGGTGCTCGAGCAATACATGCGCCAGGTGCAGCGCGCCGCCTCCTATAAAGAGATCAAGACGCCTCAAGTCGTCGATCGCGTGCTGTGGGAGCGCTCCGGCCACTGGGAGCATTACTCCCACGCCATGTTCACCACCGAATCGGAAAGCCGCGACTACGCCATCAAGCCGATGAACTGCCCGGGCCACATCCAGGTGTTCAATCAGGGCCTGAAGAGCTACCGCGAGCTGCCGCTGCGCCTGGCCGAGTTCGGCTCCTGTCACCGCAACGAGCCGTCCGGTTCCTTGCACGGTCTGATGCGCGTGCGTGCCTTTACTCAGGACGACGCCCACATCTTCTGTACCGATGAGCAGGTCAAGTCCGAGGCCGCCAACTTCATCGACCTGACCCTGCAGGTGTACAAGGACTTCGGCTTCGATGACGTCGAGCTCAAGCTGTCCACTCGTCCGGAAAGTCGCGTAGGCGACGATGCATTGTGGGATCAGGCCGAGAAGGGCCTGGAAGATGCGCTGAACGAGGCCGGCCTGCGGTGGGATCTGCAGCCGGGCGAGGGCGCGTTCTACGGTCCGAAGATCGAATTCTCCCTGCGTGACTGTATCGGTCGCGTCTGGCAGTGCGGCACCCTGCAGCTGGATTTCATGCTTCCGGGGCGTCTGGGTGCGCAGTATGTCGCCGAAGACGGCAGCCGCAAAACGCCGGTCATGCTGCACCGTGCAATCCTCGGATCCTTCGAGCGTTTCATCGGCATTCTGATCGAGCACTACGCGGGCGACTTCCCTGCCTGGCTGGCACCGACGCAGGCTGCGGTGCTGAATATCACCGATAATCAGGCCGAATTCTGCAAAGAAGTGGAGAAAACCCTCAATGAAAAGGGTTATCGAGCCGTAGCGGACTTGAGAAACGAGAAGATCGGCTTTAAAATCCGAGAGCATACTTTGCACAAGACTCCCTATCTGCTAGTGGTAGGTGATAGAGAAGTCGAATCGCACACAGTGGCCGTGCGCACGCGAGAGGGTAAAGACCTGGGTTCCATGACTGTTGCCGAGTTCTCCGAATTCCTGTCCCGCGCTGTCGCACAACGAGGCCGCCCGAATTCGGAGCTATAA
- the infC gene encoding translation initiation factor IF-3: protein MKIKREMRQDKKAVQRPPINDNITAREVRLIGAEGEQIGVVSIQEAMAAAEEAKLDLVEISPDAAPPVCRIMDYGKHLFEKKKQQAVARKNQKQIQIKEIKFRPGTEEGDYQVKLRNLIRFLSEGDKAKVSLRFRGREMAHQELGMELLKRVEADLLEYGTVEQHPKMEGRQLMMVIAPKKKK, encoded by the coding sequence ATAAAGATTAAACGCGAGATGAGACAAGACAAAAAAGCCGTACAGCGCCCGCCGATCAATGACAACATTACGGCGCGCGAAGTACGCCTGATTGGCGCCGAAGGTGAACAAATCGGTGTCGTGTCCATTCAGGAAGCGATGGCAGCCGCAGAGGAAGCCAAGCTGGACCTGGTTGAAATCTCTCCAGACGCGGCCCCGCCCGTTTGCCGAATCATGGATTACGGCAAGCACCTCTTCGAAAAGAAGAAGCAGCAGGCGGTCGCGCGCAAGAATCAGAAGCAGATTCAGATCAAGGAAATCAAGTTTCGTCCTGGGACGGAAGAGGGAGACTATCAGGTCAAGTTGCGTAACCTGATTCGTTTCCTATCTGAAGGGGACAAGGCCAAGGTATCGCTACGATTCCGTGGTCGCGAGATGGCTCATCAGGAGCTGGGCATGGAGCTGTTGAAGCGGGTCGAAGCTGACCTGCTTGAATACGGCACCGTTGAACAGCACCCGAAAATGGAAGGTCGTCAATTGATGATGGTCATCGCTCCCAAGAAGAAAAAGTAA